One segment of Methanolinea mesophila DNA contains the following:
- a CDS encoding adenosylhomocysteinase — translation MDPSHSGALKIEWARQYMPVLAGIRERFAKERPFSGMRIGMALHVEAKTANLVLTLAAGGAEVYITGCNPLSTQDDVADALNHYERVECYAKRGASVDEYYQAIDRVLDAHPVVTIDDGMDLIYRLHTTRTAQLGEVIGGCEETTTGIHRLRAMATEGALKFPVIAVNDTPMKRFFDNVHGTGESALTAIMVTTNVLMAGKYVVVAGYGYCGRGLSRKLHGLGAKVVVTEIDPRRALEAHMDGYLVMSMDEAATIGDLFITTTGDTSVIREEHFRRMKEGAILSNAGHFNVEIDVEWLEANAGPVVRRDGIDTYHVDGKQIHVLAQGRLVNLAIPKGMGHPIEVMDLSFALQALCAEYIAKNGKKLPPGVHPVPLTIDEEVARAKLAALGLSIDRLNEEQRRYMASWDIGT, via the coding sequence ATGGATCCGAGCCATTCGGGAGCACTGAAGATTGAGTGGGCCAGGCAGTACATGCCGGTCCTGGCAGGGATACGGGAGAGATTTGCAAAGGAGAGGCCCTTTTCGGGGATGAGGATCGGGATGGCCCTTCACGTGGAGGCAAAGACCGCAAACCTTGTCCTGACCCTTGCCGCGGGAGGCGCCGAGGTGTATATCACCGGGTGCAACCCCCTGAGCACGCAGGACGACGTCGCGGACGCCCTGAACCACTACGAGAGGGTCGAGTGCTATGCAAAACGGGGAGCATCGGTGGACGAATATTACCAGGCGATCGACAGGGTGCTGGACGCCCACCCGGTAGTTACTATCGACGACGGTATGGATCTCATCTACCGGCTTCACACCACCCGCACGGCACAGCTCGGTGAGGTGATAGGAGGCTGCGAAGAGACCACTACCGGTATCCACAGACTCAGGGCCATGGCCACGGAAGGGGCCCTGAAGTTTCCGGTCATTGCGGTGAACGATACCCCGATGAAACGGTTCTTCGACAATGTACACGGCACGGGGGAGAGTGCGCTCACGGCGATCATGGTCACCACCAACGTGCTCATGGCAGGGAAGTACGTCGTCGTTGCCGGATACGGGTACTGCGGGAGGGGGCTCTCCAGGAAGCTGCACGGTCTCGGCGCGAAAGTAGTGGTGACCGAGATCGACCCCCGCCGTGCGCTCGAAGCGCACATGGACGGGTACCTGGTCATGAGCATGGATGAAGCGGCAACCATCGGAGACCTTTTCATCACCACCACGGGCGATACTTCGGTGATAAGGGAGGAGCATTTCCGCAGGATGAAAGAAGGGGCCATCCTCTCCAACGCCGGGCACTTCAACGTGGAGATCGATGTCGAATGGCTGGAGGCCAATGCCGGACCCGTGGTGCGGAGGGACGGGATCGATACCTATCATGTCGACGGGAAGCAGATCCACGTCCTGGCCCAGGGAAGACTGGTCAACCTCGCAATTCCCAAGGGGATGGGCCACCCCATCGAGGTGATGGACCTCTCCTTCGCCCTTCAGGCTCTTTGCGCGGAATATATCGCTAAAAATGGTAAAAAACTTCCCCCCGGGGTGCATCCCGTTCCGCTGACTATCGACGAGGAGGTTGCCCGGGCCAAACTTGCCGCACTCGGGCTCTCCATCGACCGCCTGAACGAGGAGCAGCGCCGTTACATGGCCAGCTGGGACATCGGGACCTGA
- the hisF gene encoding imidazole glycerol phosphate synthase subunit HisF: protein MVLTRRIIPCLDLKGGRVVKGTHFLELRDAGDPVELAERYNEQGADEVVFLDITASKEQRGAIIDVIKRAADQLFLPLTVGGGIRSLDDIQQILRAGADKVSINTSAVQDPTLISRGAEHFGTQCIVVAMDVRRNFEPSPCGTPVVLPDGSSCWYEVVIYGGSKPTGIDAITWAAEAEERGAGEILLTSMETDGTKKGFDIPVTSAISEFVGIPVIASGGVGSMEHFYDGFVHGHADACLAASVFHYGEMTVAEVKEYLALRGIPVRR, encoded by the coding sequence ATGGTTCTTACCCGGAGGATCATCCCCTGCCTGGACTTAAAAGGCGGCCGTGTGGTGAAAGGCACGCATTTTCTGGAGTTGCGTGACGCAGGGGACCCGGTCGAGCTTGCGGAGCGGTACAACGAACAGGGTGCCGACGAGGTGGTCTTCCTGGATATTACCGCCTCGAAGGAGCAGCGCGGCGCGATAATCGACGTGATCAAGCGGGCCGCGGACCAGCTCTTCCTTCCGCTTACGGTGGGAGGAGGGATCCGTTCACTCGACGATATCCAGCAGATCCTCCGGGCCGGCGCGGACAAGGTGAGCATCAACACCAGTGCGGTGCAGGATCCTACCCTGATAAGCCGGGGAGCGGAACATTTCGGGACCCAGTGCATCGTCGTTGCGATGGACGTGCGCCGGAATTTCGAACCTAGTCCCTGCGGAACCCCAGTGGTCCTGCCGGACGGTTCGTCGTGCTGGTACGAGGTCGTGATTTACGGGGGGAGCAAGCCCACGGGGATAGACGCCATCACGTGGGCTGCGGAAGCCGAAGAGCGGGGGGCAGGAGAGATACTGCTCACCAGCATGGAGACGGACGGGACCAAAAAAGGATTCGATATCCCCGTTACCTCGGCGATTTCGGAGTTCGTGGGGATACCGGTCATCGCCAGCGGCGGGGTGGGGTCAATGGAACACTTCTATGATGGGTTCGTCCACGGCCACGCGGATGCCTGCCTCGCGGCGAGCGTTTTTCATTACGGCGAGATGACCGTCGCGGAGGTCAAGGAGTACCTCGCGCTCCGGGGTATCCCGGTACGGCGGTAA